From Carassius carassius chromosome 15, fCarCar2.1, whole genome shotgun sequence:
TGGTTCTGGTAGTATTGTGGAAGAAAAGGCAATACTTGAATGTTACCGACATCTTCATCCTCCATCTGAGTTTAGCAGACATTCTGCTGCTGCTAACGCTGCCCTTCTGGGCTGTAGAGGCAGCGTATGAGTGGATCTTTGGCTCAGTGCTCTGCAAGCTGACTGGAGCTCTGTTCAAGGTGAGCAAAAGAATGTTTTGCGTTTTGTGCTGATCTTTGCATTatacttaaattataaaattCTAGTGCcctacattttattgttttatgcttATCTTTAATGAATAATTTCCGTGAATTACACATTTATACAACAGATATATTATGTGGGAAGAATTAAAAGGATATTtctcaaaaatgaatgaatgaataaataaataaaaagtcacacatttttttaattttttcaaagttacatgtaaaaaagacaaaagaaaaaacaaaatcagTAATATCTGTCCATTTAAGAATCAACTTTAGGTTTGCAATCTCTCATTGGCAAATCTTTCTCCATCAGATCAATTTCTACTGTGGCATTTTCATGCTTTGCTGCATCAGTGTTGACCGCTACCTGTCCATCGTCCACGCAGTGCAGATGTATTCTCGTAGAAAGCCAATAGTGACTCACTGTTGCTGCCTGATGGTCTGGCTCTTCTGCCTTCTGCTCTCCATTCCTGACTGGATATTTCTTAAGGACTACAAGGACTCCAGACGTCAGGATAAAACACAATGTGTTCCAGATTACTCTGATTCTTGGCATCTGGCCACTCGTCTGCTCAAACATATCTTGGGTTTCATTCTTCCAGCACTTATAATGATGTTCTGTTATTCTTGCATCCTGCTGCGGCTGCGCCGTGGCTCCCAGTGCAAGCAGAAGAAGGGGGCCATCCGTGTCATCGTGGCTCTGGTAGTAGCCTTCTTCATCCATTGGACGCCCTACAACATCACCCTCATGATTGACACCATACAAACCAATGAGACCATCGATCCCAGTAACCAAACATCCTGTGGGACCTTCACATCGTTGGATGTAGCTCTCACAGCTACTACCACATTGGGCTACTTACACTGTTGTGTCAACCCAGTGCTTTACGCTTTCGTGGGGGTGAAATTTCGCCAGCATCTGCTGGACATGCTGAGACCACTGGGCTTCACGCTGAAGGTCCCAGCAGGCCTGGTGTCACGGAAGAGCTCTGTATGGTCAGAGTCAGTGGACACATCACACACGTCTGCTTTTTGAAACATTGTGTGCAATCATACTGATACATGTACAATCAGCCAGCAGGTTATGCTTTTATGCAAACTTTAACATCTGTATCAGTAAGAGGAGTTGGGCTTTAAGTATTCAAGCATTGCTATTCAATGTCCAGTCTTAATCATTATAATTGTATGATAGTACGGAAGTCCACACCACCAATGATAACGTCATTTAGAGGAACAATAacattggaatcattttcagatgaTTTTCCAGTTGATGAATGTGAAAAAAGCAATGACAGCTGATCAGAATTCATACAACTTAAACAATTTATCTTAATAGTGACCTTTACAGTTATCATTCTTTAGGTGAACAGGTCTTAAGTTTCATTACAGTGCTTTTTAGTTTGCAGACTATAGAGCAATCTTGTTTAATCTTACTTTCAGATATTTATCTTGGCACTTATGCCAGCTACTGCAAATTTTCTGCAGTTTTGTATTTCTCAAGCATACTGACTCCTTAAAGTTCACATATTTTGTAAAGAGATTCGATTTTTTTCTACAGTTTCTATTTTTGTCATAATGGCAGATTTTTCCAATAGATCTTATGACAAAACAAGAGCCTCTGAATCTTAAATTGTACATTGATTTTATTAGTTAATTGTCttatatttctttgtttatctgtgatcattttttATATCTGGATTTGCAGAaaactttaaacattttgaaaacattttgaaaacatctTATGACTTCATCTGAAGCAGTTCACATGATCAGATTCTCATGTGAACTAGAACTGGGTAAATGCTTTTTTTAGGCTTATTCATTGTCTTcttgtatgtttttatatttttaagtataactTTGTTGAACGTCTCTGTCTTTTTTGTACGCATAAAACCTGTATTTACTATGCAAGAAGTCTTAATGCTGTAAACcacaatataacaaaataaaagagacATTATGTATGAAGAGACGTTATATATGAAATTGAATACGAATATAAATAGTTATATATGGCAATcatttaatcatgattaattaactaaattaaaataatggaaaaaattaGTTTGTCTGCTAATGagggaataaattaataaaacatggccacaatttaacttaaatgagaAAGAATGAAGAAAATGCGATGAATAAATTATTCTTAATTTGTGGCCACCATATCAATCTTTTTTTGGCTTGACATTGTTCAGAgctgcatattaatgtgtttagAGCCAGGCACATCCTCCTAAAAGACATGTAGAGTGCACATATAGATGAGCCAAAACATTATGAGCACCTTTCTGTTGCTGTTAGTCCACGTACCTGCCGCCAAAACGAGGTGGAGCCACCTTGGATCAAACTTTTTTGTCCAGTATTCTTGAATTCATATCGAATACACCAAGGAAGTGGTGCACCTGGTTTGCGACAATGTTTAGGTAGAGAGCACATATTAGATTTACGTCCACATAAATAATCAGGGTTGGTTTAGTCCACGCACTACTCATGAAGTGAACTAAACTGCTGTACCCAAAATAACCACAAGATGTCACTATCACAGCAACTgttttacactgttttttttaatgcattcaaaccatagactgtataattcAAACCCATTCAGGTCTAAAATGCTTtaacacatatttttttgttccaCATATATTTTACACTTCATACCCCATTATGATAAATCAAAAGCAGATTTGTGAtaactttataaatgtattataaggAGAAAATGGAAAACAActagcttatttttatttttatttgactctTGAAATTTAGTTCAGGTACTTGACATTTCTCTGGATCATCTTTGAGATGTTTCTGTTTTGACTGACAATTTTTATTGATTGCACATGATTTAGAAAAGCACACACCTTTATATAAAATGTCTAACAGTTGAAAATGGATATCagagcaaaaagaaaaacaagcaatGAGGTCCAAGGCACAGAAACCAACACAGAGCATATTTCTCAAAGATTGCCCatggttatgtctgtgaaggtcaACAGCGGggaaataaattgcatgtttattttaaatctgtgtggcagcagcaatatgcagtaaataaataaataattccacTGTTCTgttgtctcctctgaggctgggactctaaatagTGTTCTGTGCTCGTCTGTGCAGCCAAAGGCAGAACAGTTAGCATGTTTGCTCAAACTTtcagaagggtctggctgcagacttgcacttgacttgcattctcagacttgcacactcagacacttgtgcttcggCTAGCGACGTcatttgcagtctttatttttttattttgttctatttattgataactttttgtttgaatctctcaacattttacaacagtagccaggttgtgaagacaagaaaaaagatgCTGATTAACTTTTCTAACTTTTCTAacttagttcacaactttaagttccattgttttaaaaaaatgctttattggttaACGTTTCATAGAcattcagttgttatgctctaaaatccaatgccatttgtaatttcacagtattttcaccaactTAATCACTAACCtcaaagtcacaattctataatggtcagatttactcaggccgatggcatttttaatgacattattttattattattatttatttatttatttattttgaataattgtagcctgcataaataggtgaagcaaaacaaatatttggatggTCCCTTattttacccttattttcttaaagaataaacacttattttctacaagaataaacatgataacatattattaattcatataaataatttaagtaaaacttggttttaaatactattaaactaactttaaaatctcaaggagtttataagttaaaagggtaaaatgtcacagtgcatgttaaatagcctaaatgaacttgtgttaacaatataattagattttttaaatgaacaatttctgtataaaatgggacagcaacctttatatcaaacatttttgaatcgtccacagctgagcaacgcggAGGCGGATCTGCTCCAGAGCATgcgaagtgaatgtgatgaacaaagtcattttcagatgcaatgaaaaaaaaaaacaacaacaaaaaaaaacaacaaccctggggtgcgtttcccaaaaccatagttgctaactaactaagttagcaactttgttggttgcaatgcaatttcccattgccaaccaactaagctGCAAACAGGTTAACAACTGTGGTTTTGGGAAACTCACCCCAGGATAGCGTAGATTAGGCCCAGGCCTTGttctgaagtatataataattataattactttaaaccagagtaacacattttaacggattaatcgtctattttcatttgctgcatgttttctttctttctttcttttttaaacacgctaaaaaataaattaagtttgtgagaggaaaaaaatatataactcatGTACAAGttgcaatttattacatttagaaataataacagctggcctaataatgttataatgtatcaACAGAATTTTTTAAATTCCCTTTACttaacaacaaatcctttaaatttaacaacttTATCAGAACAacacaagaattaaaaatatataattctaatggataaatttaattgcagtatataataatatagacttagctataaacaaacaaacaaaaataataatttaagctaagcataaggtaaggttgggctctctcattctctcactagggagaaatccaaatgtttccatattcgtgatgtttcccatttgaagcttaactattgttcaagaggtaaaataggctttgtagttcacgcgtgtttcagtatcgatggaaaaaaatcataatgagcaATATGCCAAAGTGGACCGCTGCTCACAGTGAATGACTGCTGTTTCCAATGAACATGTGCGCGAGGCTGAAgatttttaaaccaagaatgaaccgaaatgaaaatgaaattaaaacatatagctttatatatatatatatatataggccttatattcatttactgtttaataacaatagcatgcatatgatcctttgtgtaaaggtcttcttttaatttttgaagaGTAGACTGCAGACTAAGACTATCCTTCGTTTTGAAATTGTACAATTGTAcactcactgtacatttttttatgttttttaaagatgttacaatgttacatCATAATgtcattgttgttttacttcctccttttatctcattttaaagTTAGATTAATTTCACAATCCGTACCTTTGCCCCACCTGGCGGTTGTTTCACGAATTATTTTAAGACgcgactgacttgcagttaacgcTGCGGCCCCGCGGTAATGCCCATTTAGGTTGTTCACCTACTGTACCTAATTTAGGGCTATCTATCGTtgccttggaattataaggttctatctgacatttttgtcaaaatttagtTATTCTCAAATTCTTATTCTGTgacaatttatttacattatgtgatgttTCTTCTGTAATCTgtgcagggccgctgctggccaaatgggtgccctaagcaggattgtattgttgtgccctgtaagggaaacaggtcaatttagctcaaagggaatcgtttaagattttaaagggaatttgaacagaatcactttttcacggctgatcactgagacgccctgtgattcactgaacgagccgtttaacatcaaatctgctctggatattaatatccaaactatagtgaaaacactatcaattagcacagtaacaagatcggcagtttaagacattaacttgtaagcacaaaacacaagatacttctcttttcaatatgaataaggctttattagataaatctaagacatataaactaatctaacacataaacgcacgcactcacacgttcacacaagttgcaggaagatcgaaagttagggaaagatgagtttaagagaatggaaatgtggaatcccaagtttacagcaatacgttaaattgcatagacatgaacagccatcaatcacttaattaaccctcgcattgagttcctcaatgaggttaaaattatataagATACACCAGTagaggtcacagtctggaggtaaagttacttgcgtctcctgtgaaaagggagtcccctttgttgtcgttgaaaggggtttcctgatgtcgctgattggctggaagttcagtagtcgttgaagtgacgtcttgggaagcccgtggttgggcgttggctgaagctGAAGATGCAGAgctgtgtggctggttgaagttgaacgggcagtcgaggtcagaaggcgttacaaaacttaactcagaacacgaaactctcaaacgcaaaagaaaagaagtaaagtttgacgagactaggtggtgtttcttctcatcgtggctaagtagcagcaggcgtgcaggccgaagtacgctggaaccacgctcaaagaacagtgatgacaaacagcatggctaaaagctaaagctaagaagcaaagctaaaatcAGGCaagactgatagcaaaagcagagctaaacaactaaaagcaaacattttatggtgtcctgagtatttaaactggcctgttggccacacctcaaatgttgtcttgaccaatcagatattgtcttggctcgggcgtatcataaatcatatgttatcttaccaagcatgtggtccgaattttcccgctcttgcagggtctaattttggacatgattcctataacaagaatatgatacatttgacaaataactgatggtcaggactatttcaagcaagcagattcgattacatagatactagacatgaatatgtatccttaagctaacccatagttattaaaagacatacacaataagtgattataacatgatagtcaaatgtgtgggttacatataaatgaatatggagttaagcgatggactgatattcatttagaagtcattttggagttcattttggtccatatatatgtagaaaagacagtttctttgtcattatctgacaaagattcctgtggagaccagaggttcaaagggcCCCCTCCCTTAGGATTTTCAGtttggttctgctaggtgggggaagtcaaaggatcttgtgtagtactctcatgggtttacacgtgatgtctGGCGTTGCATCTCgcttacgaacaacaaatttgacaatctcttctgcgaattgaaattgtcaataattgttctagtggtgttaatgttgaaagctgttctgtgaaagcattggttagttatcttgcttgggacttgtggcacagaatgttttatgacttcctgttgccttactgaggaatttggctcatgtttcagccacagccctgatcgactctttaatttgtctggttcgagtcatttctgctacagcccccttcctcaaatatgatgatggggGAAAAAACCTGCTATAgaggtgaaaatagaactttaatcaaataaaaaagtaaattaataaattgtattatttacaaattacaatcgtagctctcgacatttacccatggctataactttattatgactttaatttattttatagtctcaagaattcagaaatcatgcaaaaggaaattaagcagttttactatgataaaaccatggtttatttttgtaagggttgtgatatgcacatttt
This genomic window contains:
- the LOC132158291 gene encoding C-X-C chemokine receptor type 3-like, with the protein product MINADTKVTMEWKNFTFTDYNFTYDENYNESCCDGSICDQETSMYFDSIFIPVLYSLALVVGLVGNGLVLVVLWKKRQYLNVTDIFILHLSLADILLLLTLPFWAVEAAYEWIFGSVLCKLTGALFKINFYCGIFMLCCISVDRYLSIVHAVQMYSRRKPIVTHCCCLMVWLFCLLLSIPDWIFLKDYKDSRRQDKTQCVPDYSDSWHLATRLLKHILGFILPALIMMFCYSCILLRLRRGSQCKQKKGAIRVIVALVVAFFIHWTPYNITLMIDTIQTNETIDPSNQTSCGTFTSLDVALTATTTLGYLHCCVNPVLYAFVGVKFRQHLLDMLRPLGFTLKVPAGLVSRKSSVWSESVDTSHTSAF